The genomic interval GGGGATGCTCAGGTAACGCGGGGGCGCACAGGTAACATGGAGTCCCTAAAATTAAAGCTTGGAAAAAGGGGGCGTGGGGGTGAGTCCTCCCATCCCCAAAATAACTCACTCAAACCTCCGGGCTGGATTTAACCAAATATCTCTAAAAATAcggaaaaaaaagtgttttgttttgttttgttttgttttgttttgttttgttttggggtgtgtgtgtgaggctTAATGTGCTATTATCactaataatttaatttttgtaggGTGCACAGAGCCATGGCCCCCGGACTGTACCTGGCACTGTTGCCCTGAAACCGGGTATCAGCGATGGAGTCTGCCCAGGTAAGGGATGTAAGGGGCACATTGGGGGATACCAGCTCCAGGAGGGGTTGTTAAAgccatttttattgattttttatagttacatatatatatatatatatatatatatatttggtgtttgattttgtttgtgcttgtttttgtgcttgatttcatttgtgcttgtttttttttttaaattctttatatttataaattttattttaatttttcatttgtgttggTTTTCgtttgttttcacttctttatgtttatatattttacttttaattttcgtttgtgtttgttttcatttatatttattttcatttctttataaatatattatttataattttcatttatgtttcaATTTATCCTCCGTATTTgtacattttcatttgtgttttcatttctttatgtttattcgccttcattttcatttacatctattttcatttatttttacacataaGTTACAttcttattttcacatttcCATCTTCACTTTTAACTTCTCTTCACTTTACTTTTATCctcatatatattttcttttctataacTTCATTTACTTTGACTTTTCCCTCCAGGTGCCCGAGGCATTCGAAGAGGTAATAGTGATTGCCACGGATAAGCAATGGTCTCTCGCAACCCCCCTGCAGAGAAATCAGGCGCCTGTGCTCGAGCCAGGTAGGGAACCCCTCTGCCCCCATTCCCAAAATTCCCTTGGAGCATCGTAGTCCCTCAGCCATGGCAGGTAGCTCGGCGTTCAGGAGGACACACCAGTCTTTGAATCTTCCCTAAGCTCATTTCCATGTAGCCCTTCCATTCCTGATTTCAAGCAGCAAGGGTCcttttgaaagaaatgcagctttttcaactcatttttttcttgctttgtaatTTGTATGTCTTGGCGAGCACTTCTGTGGTGGGTTTCTGCTTTTGGGATGCTTGAGAGAATCCTtatctctttgcttttctacCCTTCCCATGCAAATTCCCAAGAGAAATGTCAGCAGGAGAAGAAGGGAGAATGCTGGGTTATGGAcagcaagggagaaaaatgcaaaggGACCTTACCTTGCCCAGGTGATGTCTGTGGAAAGGGAAGGTGGAATCAACCCTAAATCCAATTGCGTTTCCACTGTACTTGTCCATATACCACTTGTGGAGCTTCTCTGAGTAACTCTGTGCATGATGCTTACTTTGGTAATTAAGTACTTTTAATTAAGCTGGCATGGATCTAGAAATTAATTAAGTGGggtcctgggctgcagggatgggcagGGGGCTTGAGGAAGGTGGGAGATGCTGCATGGGCTGAAAATCACCCACTGCAATGCCCTGGAGGGCTTCACCCCCCTGGCTTCAGTTCTCAATTGGCTTCCTACAACTATTTAGAGGCACAAGGATGTGcagtgaaaggaggaaaaacgtggggcagaggcaggagcaggatcCTTCCCCTGGGTGTCCTTGCAAATGGGCTGCAGCTTCTTCTTCACTGGGTCCAGCAGAACCCCAgatgtgctgctctgctcccttctgcagggctcctgctgtGTAACCCTGCAGTGCACTCCAGCTGGGCTGGGGTCCCCCCGTGCTCCCAGAAAAGGAATCTGGCAGCGGTGGGATTCGAACCCACGCCCCCGAAGAGACTGGAGCCTTAATCCAGCGCCTTAGACCGCTCGGCCACACTACCTTGGGACAAagcccttctgctcctcctctaaaatgacagcaaaaaaatTGACGAATTTGACTAATTCACAATGGGACCTTTTAAGATTTTTGTGCCATGCACCAGGGACAATTCAACCTCAGGACCATGCGGGGAGCTTGCTAAGGGTGCGCAAAAGACCTGCCACCAGGGGGACCCCACGCCATAAAAAACCTCCTTTCCAAACGAATTACactttttcaaaacttttttcctgctttacaCACTTGCTCCTGTACTGCACAGGCCCTCTCTACTCTGGTTCTGCTTTTGGCACACTCAAGAttgcttgtttctttgcttttccaccCTTCCCTTGCAAATTCCCAAGAGAAATATCAGCAGGACAAGAAGGTAGAATGATGGATAAGGACAGCAAGGGAGAAAACTGCAAGGGATCTTTCTGTGCATGATGCTAATTAGGTATTTCTTTAGTAGTTTGGGATTTCTACTTAATCCACAGCCAGAAACTTAGCTGAGAACTTGGCTCAAATGCCCAAACCCTTGTGGTTGGTTCAAACACCCCAAACATGGTTTGCAGCTTGAGCAAAACTGCTGGTATTGAATTGAGTTAAAACCAAAAATTTGGGGTTTTGCTAGATGGGTCTGGGAGGCTCCTTTGGGCTCACAGTGCCCTCTCCTGACAGCTGGGTGATGAAGCCCATAAGCTTCTCCGGCCAGGAGACGTGAGTTGCAGGTCCGGGAGAAGAGTACGCAAGATGGCAAGATGACTCAAGTTGAGCATTTAGGGCACTGGGATGGGCAATGAAAGGTTTGGGGTTCTGCTCATCACAAGGTGATGTGTGGATGTTGATCCCTAGGTGGATAATCACAGGTACAGCCTTGATTTGGGCTGTTCCTTGGTTGCTTTCCAGTCGGTGTTTGGGAGCAGGGTTGCATCCAGGCAATATTTTGAGGCTCTAAAGATGGACCCAAGTTATCGTGCTTCTTAGGAACTTCTGATCTTAAGGgcaaaacaacactgaaaaaggaaacagagtTGCTTTGTCATCAGATGACCCAGATAAACTTCAGTCTCATCATTCTGCAGGTTTCCCAGACCTTTTATTGTCTTTGTTGCTCTTTTCTAATGAAATTTCATTGTGGGACTGGGTAGCATCAGTACTAAACCTTTTAGCTTAGGTTCCTGCTGGTTTTCTAGATGGTATTGGCATTCTTTGTCAAGCTGAGCTGCTCCACCTAAGAAATAATGAAAGGCAACGATTCAGGCTTGAAGTACACTGGTGCCCATTAGCAGACAAGAGGACAAAAGTCACCCGTTCAGATGTGCAGCCCGCTGGCCTTTGTGTAGTGCTGCCCAATCCAGCTCTGCCCTTGAGCATCCTTTCTTGCTTTGTGTGCCCCTAGCCCTTCTGCAGCGTTTTGCTCTTGGAGGAGATGTTCAACTGGTTGAAGTCTCTGCGTTAACAAGAGGCAGCCCATTACCTTGTGAGTGTGGCAGATTTTTCTCCAAGTAAATAAAACTCACTTGGGTGAGATGCACCCAGGCCATCTGCCAGGCCTGGGTCACAACCTGTtctcctttctctgtttctccagccttccttttcctcctgctccatACTCCCTGAATCTGTTCAGATGGGCAGTTTCTGCATTTCTCATCcactctccctgctgctggacttttctgtcttcttgaGAAGTAGTCTTGGAGGCTGATTCCTCTCTTCAAGCTTACTATGCCCTGGGATGTACATCTGCCTTCTGAATCACCTGGACATCTCTTGAATGATGAGTCTGGGTGTAGATACTGCTCTGGAAAGACCCAGCTCTTCCCTCCTCAGAGAGCCCTGGGcatgtggattttcttttcactttgcaGAAGGCTCAGGTATAAGATCACAGCCATGTTCTGTGTGATGAGGCTTCGTGCGTGGCTGTGCTCTACCCAGTAGTCCACTGCTGTCTAACTGAGCAGTCTTCCCAGCGtacagccctgggctgctcatTCATCTGGAGCAAGGGGAAGAGGCTTGGATCCCCGACATCGAGACCTCTGAGGATGAAGAACCGGTGAGACCCCTCCTGAGGCTGTGGGCGAGGAAGAGGAAGCGGTGGAAAAGCTGCCGAGATGCAGCAAGTTCCTCTGGCTCCAATTCATCCTACTCAGGTAAGGGGCTTGTTTTCTCCCCTGAGCTGGGGACACCCACTGGGACATGTCCACACACCGGGCATCACTCCAGGCCACCCACAAGCAGGACTGTAGTCCCATACTGGAAATGGGGGGAGTTGGTAGAAGGGGGTGCGGGCATGCAAGGCCTTTGAGCTTTGTCATCCATAAATACCTAATAACTCTCCTTAGAGAGGTGGGCTGCTACTTCTAGATCAGCTTGGCCTGGTAGGATGAGTCCTGACAGCACTTCTTGGTGatgtttttctccatccttcctGCAAGCCCCCTACCCTGAACGTTGAGGCTGGTGAtgaattccttcctttttatgaTTCTCCTCCAGGGAAAAAATGTGTGGGATCCTGTCCTTCATTCTTCTGTCTTTGTTCCCACTTCTAGACACTTTTCCATGGTTTCTCTggtttctctccctctgtcctGGCAGGGGATGGGTTGACAAGCGAGACGGAGGACAGTTcacaggaggaagagggagagtgGGTGGAACTGCGTGGCGAGACCATGAGGAATCCCAAAGATGGTACCTCCCTGGGTTACGAGCACCACAAGAGCCACTCGGGACGGAGATCGGCTTCCTCCAGCCACAACGGGAGGAAGCATCCACACAAGAGCTCATCGAGGATAGAGCTAGGGCAACACAAGCATGCATGCAGGAAGTGTGGGAAGAGTTTCAGCCGTGGCTCATCTCTCAACCGGCACCAGAGGGTCCATGTGGGGGAGAAGCCTTTCGCGTGCTGCAAGTGTGGGAGAAGTTTTGtgtgcagctccagcctcaAAGACCACCTGAAAAACCCCTGCCAGGAGAAACCCTACAAGTGCCCCAAGTGCGAGAAGCGCTTTGTGTCCAGCAGCTCTCTCCAGAAGCATTGCAAGCTCCACCATGAGAGCAACGTGTACCAATGCTCTGAGTGTGGGAAAAACCTCACTTCCAACTCCGCTCTTCTCATCCACCGGAGGATACACACTGGCGAGAGGCCCTACAAATGCCCAGAGTGTGGGAAGTGCTTCATGGCCAACAAGTCGCTTAGCAAGCACCGCAAGAGCCACACAGAGGATGG from Anas acuta chromosome 31, bAnaAcu1.1, whole genome shotgun sequence carries:
- the LOC137846209 gene encoding zinc finger protein ZFP2-like; translation: MESAQVPEAFEEVIVIATDKQWSLATPLQRNQAPVLEPAYSPGLLIHLEQGEEAWIPDIETSEDEEPVRPLLRLWARKRKRWKSCRDAASSSGSNSSYSGDGLTSETEDSSQEEEGEWVELRGETMRNPKDGTSLGYEHHKSHSGRRSASSSHNGRKHPHKSSSRIELGQHKHACRKCGKSFSRGSSLNRHQRVHVGEKPFACCKCGRSFVCSSSLKDHLKNPCQEKPYKCPKCEKRFVSSSSLQKHCKLHHESNVYQCSECGKNLTSNSALLIHRRIHTGERPYKCPECGKCFMANKSLSKHRKSHTEDGIFVCPDCGKKLTSNSTLIIHRRIHTGERPYECPECGKRFMANKSLSKHRKSHLEEGTYKCPQCRESFTKNSAYVAHLRTHQGQPSYRCSDCGEAFFESSAFNQHQKKHLVGKHYQCPDCGMGFTLPSALLLHQKSHVGPRPHVCSDCGKAFRETTSLRRHQRIHTGEKPYQCSYCEKSFRASSTLIIHQRIHTGEKPYKCTKCTKCFMSSSSLMKHLRTHLRKELHSE